In one window of Amblyomma americanum isolate KBUSLIRL-KWMA chromosome 9, ASM5285725v1, whole genome shotgun sequence DNA:
- the LOC144103757 gene encoding gastric triacylglycerol lipase-like: MPLPGLFAHVTLVPVLALLVQSTVNVHRLAPKPSRFYTGRDPDITDIKTLITGKGYPFERHRVVTSDGYVIELHRIPWGRRPPRDTRHRPAVLIMSGVLGDSSNWVLDFPNQSLGYVLADHRYDVWMGNTRGNSYGKQHRSRKVRSPAFWNFSFHEHALLDLPAQIDYVLSATGQQSIPYVGVSQGTLIMFAMLSEKPEYNYKLKAFAAMAPFNKLSGVDIAALTAFAPFADKYLTTAYESFLFEVLARGAFYMSFARKFCGLPTRALCSIVADGVANLGSKYINESRLPVYLHFIPGGTSAKNIVHYAQLVKSARPQKFDYGPERNLDVYGQLEPGEYQLGNLQTDVGIFWSNGDHLITPPNVRQLIQELGTRVKMNHFIDDPYYTHAHFLLALNNPDVLFKALISFLDSSTDKL, translated from the exons ATGCCGCTGCCCGGTCTGTTTGCACACGTCACCCTCGTGCCTGTACTCGCACTGCTCGTCCAATCGACTGTTAATGTCCACAGGCTAGCGCCGAAGCCTTCCCGCTTCTACACCGGTCGCGATCCCGACATCACGGACATT AAGACCCTGATCACGGGCAAAGGCTACCCGTTCGAGCGTCATCGCGTGGTGACCAGCGACGGCTACGTAATCGAGCTCCACCGGATACCCTGGGGTAGGCGGCCGCCCAGGGATACCCGCCACAGACCAGCCGTCCTCATCATGAGCGGGGTGCTCGGGGACTCATCGAACTGGGTGCTCGACTTCCCCAATCAGTCGTTGG GCTACGTTCTCGCCGACCACCGGTACGACGTCTGGATGGGGAACACCCGCGGCAACTCATACGGCAAGCAGCACCGGAGTCGGAAGGTCCGTTCGCCGGCATTCTGGAACTTTTC CTTCCACGAACATGCCCTGCTTGACTTGCCGGCGCAGATCGACTACGTGCTAAGTGCCACCGGCCAGCAGAGCATTCCCTACGTGGGCGTGTCTCAGGGAACGCTAATAATGTTCGCCATGCTCTCCGAGAAGCCCGAGTACAACTACAAG CTCAAGGCTTTTGCAGCCATGGCGCCGTTCAACAAGCTGTCAGGCGTGGACATCGCCGCACTGACCGCGTTTGCACCCTTCGCTGACAAGTACCTG ACCACCGCCTATGAGTCTTTCCTGTTCGAGGTCCTGGCACGAGGCGCGTTCTACATGTCGTTTGCCCGCAAGTTCTGCGGCCTgccgacacgagcgctgtgttcGATTGTTGCCGATGGCGTCGCCAACCTGGGCAGCAAGTACATCAACGAG TCAAGGCTGCCCGTCTACCTCCACTTCATACCAGGAGGAACCTCCGCGAAGAACATTGTTCATTACGCCCAG CTAGTCAAGTCCGCGAGACCTCAGAAGTTCGACTATGGACCTGAAAGGAATTTGGATGTCTACGGACAG CTGGAACCAGGCGAGTACCAACTCGGGAACCTTCAAACGGACGTGGGCATCTTTTGGAGCAACGGCGATCACTTGATCACGCCGCCCAATGTCCGGCAGCTGATCCAGGAGCTGGGAACTCGCGTCAAGATGAACCACTTCATCGACGACCCCTATTACACGCACGCGCACTTCCTGCTTGCTCTGAACAACCCGGATGTGTTGTTCAAGGCGCTGATTTCCTTTCTAGACTCATCGACCGACAAATTGTGA